A window of Acropora muricata isolate sample 2 chromosome 6, ASM3666990v1, whole genome shotgun sequence genomic DNA:
atcaaaagttaataaaatctaattagctgagtaggagtctgtatcaaaagttattATAACTGAATATAACTCATCAACCCCAGGCTTTCCCTGCTACCTATTCAACCCCTCCCTGTGCTTTCAGACATTTGAGTTGTATTGGGGTTTACCAAGGTTAAGTCACATTTCATGTGACTTAAATACTGCGTATATTGGTAATAACTCTCATGAATTATTTATGTCTCTTGTTATAGTGCGCACAATTAAGAGAATTCTCAAGAGcattttttaatgttaagcAATCTTTTAACCACAAAAGCACATGTTGATTAGGGATTTCTTCATTTTCACGGCCATATAACTGTCTGATTGGATCTCCGTTAACCAATAAAATCCCTGGGCATAAACGCCCAGTTTCCGGCGATTATTCCAGTTCCGCTGTGGTAACTCGTGCATAGTATAGgtataagtataagtataagtataGGGTTTATTAAAGATTCATATAGCAGCCTCTAAGGCTGAATTGCATGAAATTACAGTATAATTGTATAAATGTAAATTgtaaaaatttatgtaaaatatGCTATAGATACTAAAAATATAAGttctgaaaaatttataaccatAATAACTAACTAATACTAAAGCAGAAACTTGTATGCGCCTCGCGTGGCTGCACGTCCTGAAACCGGCTCTCTAATCTTTGAGATTTTTTAGAAGTTACAGAGCCCAACTTGATTTTATAACTTCAAAGATCTACTTCTTACGCCTTGGACATGCTACCAACTACATGTCGACGTTTTGTTCCTTCGTCTGGCCGCCGAAACTTGGTCTCATCAATTTCAAGTTTCCTGCGAAGTGAAGTCAACGATGCACAACAGTGTATTGAATCCTATGCTTATTCCTCCGGTGAACTTCGTCGGCTTAGAACTAACCGCAAACGTAGCCCAATCGATGGAACTGTCTTCAAGTTACTTCGAGACTGCGGAATTTTGCGACCTTTCCGTGGTTGTCGAGCTGGGAGAGCTTTAAAGTCGAGGAACCACGTTGGCTCATTAAATATTCACCCTCTACATCCAAGTAGGCGAATTTGCATACCAAAGCCGTCACGGCGGCCGCTTTTGTCACGCCATATTACTCCAGTTCCTCACGCTCCTGTTCCCGACCGCCAAAACAATAGGGAATTTGGTACTTCTGTGGCGCTGGCAAACATGATGTCTCTTGGCCCTAAGATCGACGAACTTAGGTGTTTTGCTAATGATAACAAGCCTGATCTTATATCGCTGACGGAAACCTGGATTTATGACGACACGGCTGCTGAACACCATCTCCACCTCCCTGGTTATAACTTGTGCTTGAAGAATCGCAAGTCTGGTGTACATGGGGGTGTGGGTCTTTACATCAATAACACCATAAAGTACAAAGCCCTGACTGACTTATACCATCCTGAGTTAGAGGTGCTTTGGGCCCACCTTCGACCAGTGCGATTACCGAGAGGTTTCCCTTGTGTTGTCTCGGGTACTGTCTACCACACTTTGTATCCTGACGGAGCCAGTGATGCTGCAATGATAGACTATCTTATCACTTCACTTACAACTATCAAAGGACGTTTTCCTGGTTGCGGTATTAGAGACCTTACGAttcgacgacggcaacggcaacggcaacgtcTGCTCTCCAAACGCACCACTGCGCATGCGTTTCACCTCACGTTGGCGTTGTCAAGGGAAGGCGCGAACGTCAGTGAATGAAGTTTGCCGTTCTGTCAAAACGCGAAGTTACAGCGAAGGAAATGGCCAAGGAACAGAGGTAATGTGATATTTGAGCTATATTTTACTTTTTGTAGGTCAGCAACTGAAATTTAGTGTGTATCGTTGAATGATTTCGAAATATTCTCGATGATCACACTTGGCTGAATTTTACTTTCAACTAGGATACCTTGAATGGCAAGGCTACTGGGCCAGAAGTAAAAATCtctttaatttatttgtatcGGTCTACTGCCTTGTTTAGTGCTAAGATTAGAATAGATTCGCAGTTATTTCtgtgttttctttcaattttcttttcagttcagTCGTCAAACTTGTGTGTTGTTTTGATGGCGAGCTTCCATTCACAAATAAACAACTAAAATAAGACCTGAGTTACATGAAAATTTGTGGACGCGATGAACTTAACACACCAAAATTAATCACTAAAATGAACCTTGTGTTATCTTGTCGATGCTTTTATTTCAACCTTTCACCAATTGTTAAAATTAGGGAACAATTTATTCcggttttattttatctttaaacGCGCAAAAAGGATTCTTGTTTAATTCTTTTGCCTCCTTGTGATTGTTTAGTTTAAGCTTGTATTTGCATGCAGCTTGTTTGGGAATTCCCCAGTGACAaggttaaaaggaaaaaatagcTTCTCGGTTGTATCTGCAGTTTTGTTAAATACTATAAGATTTGGTAGTAATAATATAACTGTATAATTTATGATCTATGGTAATTGATTATCAGACTGTTTTTAAACACTTTAAAAGTTAACTTTCATCTGTTTTGCTGTTTGGACAGTAAAAAGAATTTTATTGCCATCTTCAGGTAGTACAATAGAATAGATTGTCCTCTCTTGGCCTATGTTATGAAGAAAAACTTGTTTGACAAAACTATTCTCGTATCCAATTGCATAATTCCCCCTCCTCACCCCCCACTGGAAGACCAAATTCCAACAGTTTAGTTTGTTTGTTACTGGTATCTTTGATTTGTTTAAAAACTGATTCCCCTTTGACAATGCGGCCTTACATAGGGCTGGAAAATGGTTCGGATCTGGAATGTCCCAATTCCCATCAATCTCATCATTTTTATACTCTTTCCATATAGCCAAGCCATGAAATGGACCGAAGCTCACGACATATTCTTTCTCAAAGagatttttcaatttcaacctTGGCAGCACAAAAAAGGCAGCGTCGAGAGGGGTGAAGTTTGGGGAAATATTGCTTGTCACCTTGGAAGATCGAGTGACCCAGTATTTCGTGTAACGCAACGTTCAGTACGTGACAGATACCTGCTTCTTGACAGGCGCTTTAGGAAGAAAGTTTCCGAGGACGAAAAAGCCTCTGGAACGTCCCCCGAGCCAAGTGAAGAGGACGTGATGATGGAAGAAATAATATCCTTATTTGATGAGGCAGATAGGctaaatgattgcaaaaagaagaaaatacaGGAAGAAGCTTTTCAAGCAGAAGAAATGCGAAATATGAGTTTGGAAACGTTTAAACAAAGTCAAGAGAGAAGCCAAGATGGCcagccaaaaccaaaaaaacagaaaagagcAAGTGGAGCAGACACCATGACATTCCTGAAAGATGAAATTGAATCTCGGCAAAGGTTGGAGGAGCTGGAGTTAAGGAAACGAGAACTACAAATGGAGAAGGAGGCGAAAGAAGCTGAGTTGAATTTAAGAGCTAAAGAACACGAGGAAAGAGTAGAGCAACAGCGGAATGCCACTCGATtgcagcaacagc
This region includes:
- the LOC136920759 gene encoding uncharacterized protein gives rise to the protein MKFAVLSKREVTAKEMAKEQSQAMKWTEAHDIFFLKEIFQFQPWQHKKGSVERGEVWGNIACHLGRSSDPVFRVTQRSVRDRYLLLDRRFRKKVSEDEKASGTSPEPSEEDVMMEEIISLFDEADRLNDCKKKKIQEEAFQAEEMRNMSLETFKQSQERSQDGQPKPKKQKRASGADTMTFLKDEIESRQRLEELELRKRELQMEKEAKEAELNLRAKEHEERVEQQRNATRLQQQQQQQLQNMNMTLLQQQQQQTQALMSLLQKFADK